Proteins encoded by one window of Cyanobium sp. NS01:
- a CDS encoding IS3 family transposase (programmed frameshift), producing the protein MKRTRHTAEQIIRKLKTAEQLIAQGKTVADVCRVIEVTQPTYHRWRQQYGGMQAEEARRLTQLEKENARLKKLLAEAELEKAMLKDLGRGKLLSPERRRRAVTVLQERYRASERLACRVVGQHRSTQRHGGKVVSIEEAKLRQRLREIAADHIRWGRRMAYRLLRREGWTVNHKRVQRLWREEGLQRPTPRKRKRARPADGSVRRHRAEHPHQVWAMDFQFDATADGRRLKFLNVIDEHSRLCLAIRVGRRCKAKDVVVIDEHSRLCLAIRVGRRCKAKDVVAVLEELTSLYPAPAYIRSDNGPEFIAQALRDWCEASSTTSTAYIEPGSPWENGFAESFNGRFRDEFLNTELFTTAPEAQILADRWRWEYNSLRPHSALQGRTPLEAAQQGAAA; encoded by the exons ATGAAACGCACCAGGCACACAGCCGAGCAGATCATCCGCAAGCTCAAGACGGCCGAGCAGTTGATCGCCCAGGGAAAAACCGTCGCCGACGTCTGCCGCGTCATCGAGGTCACGCAACCGACCTACCACCGCTGGAGGCAGCAGTACGGGGGCATGCAGGCCGAGGAGGCCAGACGGCTGACCCAGCTGGAGAAGGAGAACGCCCGGCTCAAGAAGCTTTTGGCGGAAGCAGAGTTGGAGAAGGCCATGCTCAAGGACCTCG GCCGAGGGAAACTTCTGAGCCCGGAGCGTCGCCGCAGGGCCGTCACGGTCCTGCAGGAGCGTTACCGGGCCTCTGAACGCCTGGCCTGCCGAGTGGTGGGCCAGCACCGCAGCACCCAGCGCCATGGCGGCAAGGTCGTCTCGATCGAGGAGGCCAAGCTCCGGCAGCGTCTCCGCGAGATCGCCGCGGACCACATCCGTTGGGGCCGCCGGATGGCCTACCGCCTGCTGCGGCGGGAGGGCTGGACCGTGAACCACAAACGGGTGCAACGGCTCTGGCGCGAGGAGGGGCTGCAGCGGCCCACTCCCAGGAAGCGAAAGCGGGCACGGCCCGCGGACGGCTCGGTGCGGCGTCATCGGGCTGAGCATCCCCACCAGGTGTGGGCCATGGACTTCCAGTTCGACGCCACCGCTGATGGGCGCAGGCTCAAGTTCCTGAACGTGATCGATGAGCACAGCCGCCTCTGCCTGGCGATCCGGGTCGGCAGGCGCTGCAAGGCCAAGGACGTGGTGGTGATCGATGAGCACAGCCGCCTCTGCCTGGCGATCCGGGTGGGCAGGCGCTGCAAGGCCAAGGACGTGGTGGCCGTGCTGGAGGAACTCACCAGCCTCTACCCAGCACCGGCGTACATCCGATCGGACAACGGGCCGGAGTTCATTGCCCAGGCCCTACGGGACTGGTGCGAGGCCAGCAGCACTACCAGCACGGCCTACATCGAGCCAGGATCCCCGTGGGAGAACGGATTCGCCGAGTCGTTCAACGGCCGGTTCCGGGATGAGTTCCTCAACACCGAGCTGTTCACAACAGCCCCCGAGGCGCAGATCCTGGCCGATCGTTGGCGCTGGGAGTACAACTCACTCAGGCCGCACTCGGCCCTCCAGGGGCGTACGCCCCTGGAGGCAGCTCAACAGGGAGCTGCAGCATGA
- a CDS encoding helix-turn-helix domain-containing protein has product MIELIGEANAAGAGLVSACCEIGICLRTLKRWRKAFGGDGDGEDRRKGSLRDVAHRLNEEERQRILLTCNQPEYASLPPGQIVPALADQGLYIGSESSFYRVLHQAGQCHRRGRARLPQEPRSVPRLRADRPNALWSWDISFLPTTVRGVWLYLYLVVDVWSRIRRQSG; this is encoded by the coding sequence GTGATCGAGCTGATCGGCGAGGCCAATGCCGCTGGCGCCGGCCTGGTGAGTGCCTGCTGTGAGATCGGCATCTGCCTGCGCACCCTCAAACGCTGGCGGAAGGCCTTTGGTGGTGATGGGGACGGTGAGGACCGCCGTAAAGGCAGCCTCCGCGACGTCGCTCACCGCCTGAACGAGGAGGAGCGCCAGCGGATCCTGCTCACCTGCAACCAGCCGGAGTACGCCTCGCTGCCGCCGGGACAGATCGTGCCAGCTCTGGCGGATCAGGGCCTCTATATCGGCTCCGAGAGCAGCTTCTATCGGGTGTTGCACCAGGCAGGGCAGTGCCACCGCCGCGGGCGGGCCCGGCTGCCGCAGGAACCGCGCTCCGTGCCGCGTCTACGGGCGGATCGCCCCAATGCGCTCTGGTCGTGGGACATCAGCTTCCTGCCGACCACGGTGCGGGGTGTGTGGCTGTACCTCTATCTGGTGGTCGACGTTTGGAGCCGTATCCGGCGACAATCTGGTTGA
- a CDS encoding integrase core domain-containing protein, whose translation MSAKGCCWDNAVVESFFSTLKLELDLDDNREELISPQQLQRDLAFWIEGYYNRERRHSTIGYISPIDCEQRFIATSTLTPANP comes from the coding sequence ATGTCCGCCAAAGGATGCTGCTGGGACAACGCCGTGGTGGAGAGCTTCTTCTCCACCCTCAAGCTGGAGTTGGACCTCGATGACAATCGAGAGGAGCTGATCTCTCCCCAGCAACTCCAGCGTGATCTGGCCTTCTGGATCGAGGGTTACTACAACCGCGAACGGCGCCATTCAACGATCGGTTACATCAGTCCGATCGACTGTGAGCAGAGGTTCATCGCGACCTCTACACTCACCCCTGCGAACCCCTGA
- a CDS encoding IS3 family transposase encodes MHKAAYVVDIWQAPHQRGARRAQPAPQGEPRAQEGEGFFQAGGSALCQGAAAAERFRLIDELADRHSVAWLCRQLGVARSGFYAWRQRQEAPGKRAAENARLTAEIEAVFREHRGFYGSPRIHQELRAAGHPIGRHRVARLMRRADLRARTRKPFRPGSKGSGGAAGVVENLLQQEFAPPPPNRCWAGDITYIRTSAGWRYLAVWIDLFSRRVVGWKLDRRMDAALVIEALNRALGHRQVEPEKLLLHTDQGSNGPPTTAICSENRRSSAACPPKDAAGTTPWWRASSPPSSWSWTSMTIERS; translated from the coding sequence TTGCACAAAGCCGCCTACGTAGTTGACATCTGGCAGGCTCCTCACCAGCGAGGAGCGCGCCGAGCTCAACCGGCTCCGCAAGGAGAACCGCGAGCTCAGGAGGGAGAAGGATTTTTTCAGGCTGGCGGCAGCGCACTTTGCCAAGGAGCAGCTGCCGCCGAGAGGTTTCGCCTGATCGATGAGCTTGCTGATCGACACTCGGTGGCCTGGCTGTGCCGACAGCTGGGGGTGGCCCGCAGCGGGTTCTATGCCTGGCGGCAGCGGCAGGAGGCGCCGGGAAAGCGGGCGGCCGAGAACGCTCGGCTCACAGCTGAGATCGAGGCAGTGTTCCGGGAGCACCGTGGTTTCTACGGATCCCCGCGGATCCACCAGGAGCTGCGCGCTGCAGGGCATCCGATCGGGCGCCACCGTGTCGCCCGGCTCATGCGCCGTGCTGATCTCAGGGCCAGGACGCGCAAGCCATTTCGGCCCGGCTCCAAGGGCAGTGGCGGGGCTGCTGGGGTGGTGGAGAACCTGCTGCAGCAGGAGTTCGCGCCGCCGCCTCCAAACCGCTGCTGGGCCGGCGACATCACCTACATCCGCACCAGCGCCGGCTGGCGGTACCTGGCGGTGTGGATCGACCTGTTCAGCCGCCGGGTCGTCGGCTGGAAGCTGGATCGCCGTATGGATGCCGCTCTGGTGATCGAGGCTCTCAACCGAGCCCTTGGCCACCGCCAGGTGGAGCCCGAGAAGCTGCTCCTCCATACAGATCAGGGCAGTAACGGGCCACCGACTACCGCGATCTGCTCAGAGAACAGAAGATCGTCTGCAGCATGTCCGCCAAAGGATGCTGCTGGGACAACGCCGTGGTGGAGAGCTTCTTCTCCACCCTCAAGCTGGAGTTGGACCTCGATGACAATCGAGAGGAGCTGA
- the istA gene encoding IS21 family transposase, with translation MSVETAVQTPQDVEAMQRLAAVGWGRRRIARELGCSPETVRKYLRQGGWQPYGKPSRNSLLDGQRAWLKERFLAHRGNADVVRQELASEKGIAVSLRTVERAVEPWRQELRNAALATVRFETPPGRQLQADFGQCVVRIGGERVRVHLAVLTLGYSRRLLVRAFRSEKQDHWLQAMEEGFRHWGGVPKEVLVDNARALVSQHDPEREILVFAQRLDDFARYWDFKPRACRPYRARTKGKDERGVAYVKKNAMAGREFGSWEALEAHLVRWTREVADVRIHGTTGEAPLVRFRREEAQALQPLEAKPSFLAERELVRIVHSDCCVEVEANWYSAPQSLIRQRVSVLVRDQHLLIRHGGRIVAEHRRLRPGSRGRQVIEAHWAGLVPQRQRREAAVSLQEASATRDRERERRTVRSSELARPLAVYAEVIGEVAA, from the coding sequence ATGTCTGTGGAGACGGCGGTGCAGACCCCTCAGGACGTGGAGGCGATGCAGCGGTTGGCGGCAGTGGGCTGGGGCCGGCGGCGGATTGCCAGGGAACTGGGCTGCTCGCCGGAGACGGTGCGGAAGTACCTGCGGCAGGGCGGCTGGCAGCCCTACGGAAAGCCCAGTCGCAACTCCCTGCTCGATGGCCAGCGGGCCTGGCTCAAGGAGCGGTTTCTGGCCCACCGCGGTAATGCCGACGTGGTGCGCCAGGAGCTGGCCAGCGAGAAGGGGATCGCGGTGAGCCTGCGGACGGTGGAGCGTGCCGTGGAGCCGTGGCGTCAGGAGCTGCGCAACGCGGCCCTGGCCACAGTCCGTTTTGAGACCCCACCGGGCCGGCAACTGCAGGCGGACTTTGGCCAATGCGTGGTGCGGATTGGCGGGGAGCGGGTGCGGGTGCACCTGGCGGTGCTGACGTTGGGGTACTCCCGCCGGCTGCTGGTGCGGGCGTTCCGCAGCGAGAAGCAGGACCACTGGCTCCAGGCGATGGAGGAGGGGTTCCGCCACTGGGGTGGGGTGCCCAAGGAGGTGCTGGTGGATAACGCGAGGGCGTTGGTGAGCCAGCACGATCCGGAGCGGGAGATCCTGGTATTCGCGCAGCGCCTGGACGATTTCGCCCGGTACTGGGATTTCAAGCCCCGTGCCTGCCGGCCCTACCGGGCGCGGACCAAAGGCAAGGATGAACGGGGCGTGGCGTACGTCAAGAAGAACGCGATGGCCGGCCGGGAGTTCGGCAGCTGGGAGGCGCTGGAGGCTCACCTGGTGCGCTGGACCCGTGAGGTGGCCGACGTGCGGATCCACGGCACCACCGGCGAGGCGCCGCTGGTGCGGTTTCGGCGAGAGGAAGCCCAGGCGCTGCAGCCGCTGGAGGCCAAGCCGTCGTTCCTCGCCGAGCGGGAACTGGTGCGGATCGTCCACAGCGACTGCTGTGTGGAGGTGGAGGCGAACTGGTACTCGGCGCCCCAGTCGCTGATCCGTCAGCGGGTGAGCGTGCTGGTGCGGGATCAGCACCTGCTGATCCGCCACGGCGGCCGGATCGTGGCCGAGCACAGGCGGCTGCGGCCTGGCAGCCGAGGGCGCCAGGTGATCGAGGCGCACTGGGCGGGACTGGTGCCGCAACGGCAGCGGCGCGAGGCGGCGGTATCGCTGCAGGAAGCCAGCGCGACCCGTGATCGGGAGCGAGAGCGGCGCACGGTCCGCAGTTCGGAGCTGGCGCGGCCTCTGGCCGTCTATGCCGAGGTGATCGGGGAGGTGGCGGCATGA
- a CDS encoding sulfotransferase family 2 domain-containing protein, producing the protein MIICHSNRYIFIHIHKTGGSSVEIALERSLQWQDVMLGSTSFGEQANRHFSQRFGITKHSSISDIYALRASTNLRTYQVLSVVRHPLHRAVSLFNFMAGIIEQIGLITKLTPSELRQRRASLSADHRQLSWPSSIAYLESEGNFDAFVHNPNLDRARAFCSQYSQLSINEKLVDKLTVLRTEELAGDRAKACLEAFTGASTPIPHANRSNKIMLKPDIVSNKARIALESRFLVDYNTFGYA; encoded by the coding sequence ATGATCATATGCCATTCTAACCGGTATATCTTTATTCATATCCACAAGACTGGAGGGTCAAGTGTCGAAATCGCACTGGAGCGCTCTCTTCAATGGCAAGATGTCATGTTGGGTTCCACGTCCTTTGGTGAACAGGCCAACCGCCATTTCTCCCAGCGCTTTGGAATCACGAAGCACAGCTCAATCTCAGATATCTACGCCTTACGGGCCAGCACAAACCTGCGTACCTATCAGGTGCTGAGCGTGGTCCGCCACCCTCTTCATCGTGCCGTCTCACTGTTCAACTTCATGGCTGGCATTATCGAGCAAATCGGCTTGATCACCAAGCTCACCCCATCAGAGCTCAGGCAGCGACGTGCCAGCCTCAGTGCTGATCATCGCCAGCTGAGCTGGCCTTCTTCGATTGCCTACCTGGAATCAGAGGGCAACTTCGACGCATTTGTGCATAATCCCAACCTGGACAGAGCACGAGCATTTTGCAGCCAATACTCCCAGCTCAGCATCAACGAGAAGCTCGTCGACAAACTCACTGTGCTGCGTACGGAGGAGTTGGCTGGTGATAGAGCCAAGGCCTGCCTCGAGGCCTTCACGGGTGCCTCTACACCCATACCCCATGCCAATAGGAGCAACAAGATCATGCTGAAGCCAGACATCGTGAGCAACAAGGCCAGAATCGCGCTGGAATCTCGTTTTCTTGTTGATTACAACACTTTTGGATATGCGTAG
- a CDS encoding mechanosensitive ion channel: MTDPIKALVGPQMLGLVGNLLGALGILVLGYVVAALLARGVRRLLRRTGLDRRISGAVGAGSSGSMPQLDRLLSGVVFWVVMVLSIVAALNVLQLTTVSEPLNQFLNQIFAFLPQLGAAAVLAAVGWLLASLARAALRRVTQGLSPSPEPESGPLAAAAAAPEAAADAAPDTTTAEAAQPVALVGQVGHTLAEVVYWLVLLFFLPLILNALNLGSQVTPVVNLFDSFLGALPQIAKAAAIAAVGWFLARTVRLLVANLLASSGIDQVGAGFGLDPKQGGRKLSWLVGTVVYVLILIPTATAALDALAIPAISTPATAMLNSILSALPLIFTAALVLALGVVAGRFIGQLVSRLLAGVGFDRLYTWMGLEGLNRDGDNPIGRRPSELLGVVAQVGVVLFAAVAATDVLNLPGLAVVVEGLLLLFGQILSGLVVFAVGLYLAQLAHHLVSGSSGHQAPLLGQISRVAIIGFSGAMALQQIGVAPNIVGLAFGLVLGSLAVAAAVAFGLGGREVAAEQLREWVGSLKRR; encoded by the coding sequence ATGACCGATCCGATCAAGGCTCTGGTGGGGCCGCAGATGCTGGGCCTGGTGGGCAACCTGCTCGGGGCCCTCGGCATCCTGGTGCTGGGCTACGTGGTGGCCGCCCTGCTGGCCCGGGGTGTGCGGCGATTGCTGCGCCGCACGGGGCTCGACCGTCGCATCAGCGGTGCCGTGGGCGCTGGCAGCTCCGGCTCGATGCCCCAGCTCGACCGACTGCTCTCCGGGGTGGTGTTCTGGGTGGTGATGGTGCTGTCGATCGTGGCGGCCCTGAACGTGCTGCAGCTCACCACCGTTTCGGAGCCGCTCAACCAGTTCCTCAATCAGATCTTTGCCTTCCTGCCCCAGCTGGGAGCGGCCGCCGTGCTGGCGGCGGTGGGCTGGCTGCTGGCCTCCCTGGCCCGCGCTGCCCTGCGGCGCGTGACCCAGGGCCTCAGCCCCTCCCCCGAGCCGGAGAGTGGGCCTCTGGCTGCTGCCGCTGCAGCCCCGGAGGCCGCTGCCGATGCCGCCCCCGACACCACGACTGCCGAGGCCGCTCAGCCGGTTGCCCTGGTCGGCCAGGTGGGTCACACCCTGGCCGAGGTTGTGTACTGGCTGGTGCTGCTGTTCTTCCTGCCGCTGATCCTCAACGCCCTCAACCTGGGCTCCCAGGTCACCCCCGTGGTGAACCTGTTCGACAGCTTCCTGGGTGCCCTGCCCCAGATCGCCAAGGCCGCCGCGATTGCGGCCGTGGGCTGGTTCCTGGCCCGCACGGTGCGCCTGCTGGTGGCCAACCTGCTCGCCTCCAGCGGCATCGACCAGGTGGGTGCCGGCTTCGGCCTTGATCCCAAGCAGGGAGGCCGCAAGCTCTCCTGGCTGGTGGGCACCGTGGTGTATGTGCTGATCCTGATTCCCACTGCCACCGCCGCCCTCGACGCCCTGGCCATCCCGGCGATCTCCACGCCGGCCACGGCGATGCTGAACAGCATCCTCTCGGCCCTGCCCCTGATCTTCACCGCTGCACTGGTGCTGGCCCTGGGCGTGGTGGCGGGCCGCTTCATCGGCCAGCTGGTGAGTCGGCTGCTGGCGGGGGTGGGTTTCGACCGCCTCTACACCTGGATGGGGCTGGAGGGGCTCAACCGCGACGGCGACAACCCCATCGGCCGGCGTCCCTCGGAGCTGCTGGGAGTGGTGGCCCAGGTGGGCGTGGTGCTGTTCGCGGCCGTGGCCGCCACCGATGTGCTCAACCTGCCAGGCCTGGCCGTGGTTGTGGAGGGTCTGCTGCTGCTGTTCGGCCAGATTCTCTCGGGCCTGGTGGTGTTCGCCGTGGGCCTCTACCTGGCTCAGTTGGCCCACCACCTGGTGAGCGGCTCCAGCGGGCACCAGGCCCCTCTGCTGGGCCAGATCTCCCGGGTGGCCATCATCGGCTTCAGCGGCGCCATGGCGCTGCAGCAGATCGGCGTGGCCCCAAACATCGTGGGCCTGGCCTTCGGCCTGGTGCTCGGGTCGCTGGCCGTGGCTGCCGCCGTGGCCTTCGGCCTGGGTGGTCGCGAGGTGGCGGCCGAGCAGCTGCGCGAGTGGGTGGGCAGCCTCAAGCGCCGCTGA
- a CDS encoding ribonuclease III family protein codes for MTPDRRRQLVTFLAALGLDPDGPGGPGSTAEALAPVDEALTHTSARLPRNHEQLEFLGDAVLRLAASEYLRQHHHGLSVGRHAALRSQLVSDRWLAELGQECGVASVALIGPMAQGDRAGEATVRAELCEALIGGLYQAWGSLQPVHRWLTPNWQRSSAALLADPDRHNWKSALQEWTQGQGLGLPRYSCREASPTHGDPRRFHCRVSFEASGPEPAEGWGGSRRAAEQDAARLALARLRAARG; via the coding sequence GTGACCCCCGACCGCCGCCGTCAACTGGTGACCTTCCTGGCCGCCCTTGGCCTCGATCCTGACGGCCCCGGCGGCCCCGGATCGACGGCGGAGGCCCTGGCCCCGGTGGATGAGGCCCTCACCCACACCTCCGCCCGCCTGCCCCGCAACCACGAGCAGCTGGAGTTCCTCGGCGACGCCGTGCTGCGGCTGGCGGCCTCCGAATACCTGCGTCAGCACCACCACGGCCTCAGCGTGGGCCGCCATGCCGCCCTGCGCAGCCAGCTGGTGAGTGACCGCTGGCTGGCGGAACTGGGCCAGGAGTGTGGCGTGGCCAGCGTGGCCCTGATCGGTCCGATGGCCCAGGGCGACCGCGCCGGCGAGGCCACCGTGCGGGCGGAGCTGTGCGAGGCCCTGATCGGTGGCCTGTATCAGGCCTGGGGCTCCCTGCAGCCCGTGCACCGCTGGCTCACCCCCAATTGGCAGCGCAGCAGCGCGGCCCTGCTGGCCGATCCCGACCGCCACAACTGGAAGTCGGCGCTGCAGGAGTGGACCCAGGGCCAGGGCCTGGGGCTGCCGCGCTACAGCTGCCGCGAGGCGAGCCCGACCCACGGGGATCCCCGGAGGTTTCACTGCCGCGTGAGCTTTGAGGCGAGCGGGCCGGAACCGGCCGAGGGCTGGGGTGGGTCGCGCCGGGCCGCTGAGCAGGACGCGGCCCGGTTGGCCCTCGCCCGCCTCAGAGCTGCTCGAGGGTGA
- a CDS encoding NAD(P)H dehydrogenase subunit NdhS, which yields MTDLPILPGSTVVVRDGRSIYNGYKGFVQRISGNRAAVLFEGGNWDKLVTVPLLTLEQL from the coding sequence ATGACTGACCTTCCGATCCTGCCGGGCAGCACCGTGGTGGTGCGTGACGGGCGCTCGATCTACAACGGCTACAAGGGGTTCGTGCAGCGGATCAGCGGCAACCGGGCCGCCGTGCTGTTCGAGGGCGGCAACTGGGACAAGCTGGTCACGGTGCCCCTGCTCACCCTCGAGCAGCTCTGA
- the rimM gene encoding ribosome maturation factor RimM (Essential for efficient processing of 16S rRNA) translates to MTETEELLVVGRLVAAQGLKGEVRVLPMSDFPERFTRPGRRWLQRRGQAARPLELLSGRPLPGKELFVLRLAGVDSREAAEAVVGEELLVPASDRPRLGPGEFYLMDLVGLEVRLLEGGVEGVAESGNGAGVVLGTVTNLIHAGNDLLEVARSDGRRLLIPFVRAIVPEVRLAEGWIGITPPPGLLDL, encoded by the coding sequence ATGACGGAAACCGAAGAACTGCTGGTGGTGGGCCGCTTGGTGGCGGCCCAGGGGCTGAAGGGGGAGGTGCGGGTGCTGCCCATGAGCGACTTCCCCGAGCGCTTCACCCGGCCCGGCCGCCGCTGGCTGCAGCGGCGCGGCCAGGCGGCCCGCCCCCTGGAGCTGCTCTCTGGAAGGCCCCTGCCAGGTAAGGAGCTGTTTGTGCTGCGCTTGGCCGGGGTCGACAGCCGCGAGGCGGCCGAGGCCGTGGTGGGCGAAGAGCTGCTGGTGCCCGCCAGCGACCGTCCCAGGCTGGGCCCCGGCGAGTTCTACCTGATGGATCTGGTGGGCCTCGAGGTGCGCCTGCTCGAGGGCGGCGTTGAGGGCGTTGCTGAGAGCGGCAACGGGGCGGGTGTGGTGCTGGGCACGGTCACCAACCTGATCCACGCGGGTAACGACCTGCTGGAAGTGGCCCGCAGCGACGGCCGCCGGCTGCTGATCCCCTTCGTGCGGGCGATCGTGCCGGAGGTGAGGCTGGCGGAGGGCTGGATCGGCATCACCCCTCCTCCCGGTCTGCTTGACCTCTGA
- a CDS encoding mannose-1-phosphate guanylyltransferase/mannose-6-phosphate isomerase, with amino-acid sequence MSSTPNLVPVILCGGTGTRLWPLSRASYPKQYWALGGSGEETLLQQTHQRLAGLPGLAPPLLICNEDHRFIVAEQMRQIEVEPGGILLEPIGRNTAPAVAVAALHATARGDDPLLLVLAADHVVRDTAAFSRTVEAGLGAAMAGQLVTFGIVPTAPETGYGYIEAAEPLPTAGAADPQPVPIARFVEKPDAATAERFLASGRFTWNSGMFLFRASAVLAELERLAPEVVSACRAALEHDSADLDFLRLEREAFAGCPGVAIDVAVMEKTELGCVLPLQAGWSDVGSWSALWETADQDGAGNVLRGRVISEASRNCYLRSEHRLVVGLGVEDLVVVETDDVVLVAHRDKAQDVKTVVGLLERAGAPESRAHRKIYRPWGSYDGVVEGERWQVKKIMVNPGASLSLQMHHHRAEHWVVVKGTAVVEKDGQQELVGENQSTYIPLGSRHRLSNPGKIPVELIEVQSGAYLGEDDIVRFEDRYGRSDAVLKGA; translated from the coding sequence ATGAGCAGCACTCCCAACCTGGTTCCCGTGATCCTCTGCGGGGGCACCGGCACCCGTCTCTGGCCCCTCTCGCGGGCCAGCTACCCGAAGCAGTACTGGGCCCTGGGCGGCAGTGGGGAGGAAACCCTGCTGCAGCAGACCCACCAGCGGCTCGCGGGCCTGCCGGGGCTGGCGCCGCCGCTGCTGATCTGCAACGAAGACCACCGCTTCATCGTGGCTGAGCAGATGCGGCAGATCGAGGTGGAGCCCGGTGGCATCCTGCTGGAGCCGATCGGCCGCAACACCGCCCCCGCCGTGGCGGTGGCCGCCCTGCACGCCACGGCTCGCGGCGACGACCCCCTGCTGCTGGTGCTGGCAGCCGACCACGTGGTGCGCGACACCGCCGCCTTCAGCCGCACGGTGGAGGCCGGCCTGGGGGCCGCCATGGCGGGCCAGCTGGTGACCTTCGGCATCGTGCCCACGGCGCCTGAAACCGGCTACGGCTACATCGAGGCCGCCGAACCCCTGCCCACCGCTGGTGCCGCTGACCCCCAGCCGGTGCCGATCGCCCGCTTCGTGGAAAAACCTGACGCCGCCACGGCGGAGCGCTTCCTGGCCTCCGGGCGCTTCACCTGGAACAGCGGCATGTTCCTGTTCCGCGCCAGCGCTGTTCTGGCGGAACTGGAGCGCCTGGCCCCCGAGGTGGTGAGCGCCTGCCGCGCCGCCCTGGAGCACGACTCCGCCGACCTCGATTTCCTGCGGCTGGAACGGGAGGCCTTTGCCGGCTGCCCGGGGGTGGCCATCGACGTGGCGGTGATGGAGAAGACGGAGCTGGGCTGTGTGCTGCCCCTCCAGGCCGGCTGGAGTGATGTGGGCAGCTGGAGTGCCCTGTGGGAAACCGCCGACCAGGACGGCGCCGGCAACGTGCTGCGGGGCCGGGTGATCAGCGAGGCCAGCCGCAACTGCTACCTGCGCAGCGAGCACCGGCTGGTGGTGGGCCTGGGGGTGGAAGACCTGGTGGTGGTCGAGACCGACGACGTGGTGCTGGTGGCCCACCGCGACAAGGCCCAGGACGTCAAGACGGTGGTGGGACTCCTGGAGCGGGCCGGCGCCCCCGAGAGCAGGGCGCACCGCAAGATCTACCGCCCCTGGGGCTCCTACGACGGCGTGGTGGAGGGCGAGCGCTGGCAGGTGAAGAAGATCATGGTCAATCCCGGCGCCAGCCTCTCGCTGCAGATGCACCACCACCGGGCCGAGCACTGGGTGGTGGTGAAGGGCACCGCGGTGGTGGAGAAGGACGGCCAGCAGGAGCTGGTGGGCGAGAACCAGAGCACCTACATCCCGCTGGGGTCCCGGCACCGGCTCAGCAACCCGGGCAAGATCCCCGTGGAGCTGATCGAGGTGCAGAGCGGCGCCTATCTCGGCGAAGACGACATCGTGCGCTTCGAAGATCGCTACGGGCGCAGCGATGCCGTGCTGAAGGGCGCCTGA